One genomic segment of Clostridium saccharoperbutylacetonicum N1-4(HMT) includes these proteins:
- a CDS encoding O-antigen ligase family protein, translating into MTKDSRITNIVLAILFVIAAVFGVLNGNYLLTAMYIVTVLAVVFIMKYKDIYDTFYAILMVSAFYDYTVYAPRIQSVYMFHVILAAFVLISLYKLFKDREVIVNLNKKVLIIYAIWFAYMCVSIMWSLSKGLAIKYIAIYLMMFAFIISMMIYNINKERINNTINLILFLVSLVVIVGAVEVALGQQLPVRHYFDTMNLSKLHRSIIEARAIVFSYNTNNLAATLAILSPVCLFGIYRFDNILAKVWFTICTAAGFSLVVISTSRTGIVSMGFSLIVFCIYSIFRIRTLKIQAIVFPLILCISFVFLYYNSSKFEHIKPVNGNKVIDTGLDDKINELSDIEYQEGAAGSLNERGTIILDVLNGTIKEKHYLGFGVGNVQQFLQNQGNTAGIYSPHCYPIEILGDFGIPGILLYGVYYLYLLITNLILGIKKKSVMCFAVVAGLIAFAPASFGPSSITYVFSYWILMGFAVACIQVYRNDNNEYRKTSSIKEFKMI; encoded by the coding sequence ATGACTAAAGATAGTAGAATTACAAACATTGTTCTAGCAATTTTATTTGTTATAGCAGCAGTTTTTGGAGTACTGAATGGTAATTATTTATTAACTGCAATGTATATAGTTACAGTACTAGCAGTAGTATTTATAATGAAATATAAGGATATTTACGATACTTTTTATGCAATACTTATGGTATCTGCGTTTTATGATTATACTGTATATGCTCCAAGAATCCAAAGTGTTTATATGTTTCATGTAATTTTGGCAGCATTTGTTTTAATATCTTTGTATAAATTATTTAAAGATAGGGAAGTAATAGTAAACTTAAACAAAAAAGTACTAATTATTTATGCTATTTGGTTTGCTTATATGTGTGTCAGCATAATGTGGTCATTAAGTAAGGGACTAGCAATAAAGTATATAGCCATTTATTTAATGATGTTTGCATTTATTATTAGTATGATGATATACAATATAAATAAGGAAAGAATTAATAATACAATAAATTTAATATTGTTTTTAGTATCATTAGTAGTTATTGTTGGGGCTGTAGAAGTAGCACTTGGCCAACAACTACCCGTGAGACATTATTTTGATACAATGAATTTATCTAAGCTTCATAGAAGTATTATTGAGGCAAGAGCTATAGTTTTTTCATATAATACAAATAATTTAGCTGCAACCCTCGCAATTTTATCGCCAGTATGTTTATTTGGAATTTATAGATTTGATAATATTCTGGCTAAGGTTTGGTTTACAATTTGCACTGCAGCTGGATTTTCATTAGTTGTTATATCAACTTCTAGAACAGGAATTGTTTCGATGGGCTTCAGTTTAATTGTATTTTGCATTTATTCTATTTTCAGAATTAGAACATTAAAAATACAGGCTATAGTTTTCCCGCTTATTTTATGTATTAGTTTTGTATTTTTATATTACAATAGTTCTAAATTTGAGCATATTAAACCTGTTAATGGTAATAAAGTTATTGATACAGGCTTAGATGATAAAATCAACGAATTAAGTGATATAGAGTATCAAGAAGGTGCAGCAGGTTCATTAAATGAAAGAGGAACTATAATACTAGATGTATTAAATGGTACAATAAAAGAAAAGCATTATTTAGGTTTTGGAGTTGGTAATGTACAGCAGTTCCTTCAAAACCAGGGAAATACGGCAGGGATATACAGTCCACATTGTTATCCAATCGAGATTTTAGGGGATTTTGGAATACCAGGTATATTACTATATGGAGTATATTATCTATATTTACTTATAACAAATCTAATTTTAGGAATAAAGAAAAAAAGTGTTATGTGCTTTGCGGTAGTTGCAGGACTTATAGCTTTTGCACCAGCAAGTTTTGGACCAAGTTCTATTACATATGTATTTTCATACTGGATACTTATGGGCTTTGCAGTAGCATGTATTCAAGTTTATAGAAACGATAATAATGAATACAGAAAAACATCATCAATAAAAGAATTTAAAATGATATAA
- a CDS encoding glycosyltransferase family 2 protein encodes MTKVSIITPVYNVEECIERCIKSVINQTNKDFEFLLIDDGSKDRSIHIAKELLEKSIINYRIITQKNSGVSAARNKGIEEASGEYITFLDSDDYIDSRFIELMYEKAEETCSEVVFCDYSEVDAQENVLVKNRTKCLSDFISGKEAALKQLNDDITIGMRSAIYKASIIKGNNLLFDSKRKYGEDMIFIVKALLYSKKVISVNEILAFYVIWGNSVTQNVSLKHLDGYYSYTDLLEEVKTDVSLKEIEKFLIEFKIPYSISHIFSVLSKDSNFHKDLFEFLNRTDVKGYLKAYKMQRFNKNNLRYFIQAKGMAYCPKLLLKIFNGLR; translated from the coding sequence TTGACGAAGGTATCTATAATTACTCCTGTTTATAATGTAGAGGAATGTATTGAAAGATGTATAAAATCTGTTATAAATCAGACAAATAAGGATTTTGAATTTTTACTAATAGATGACGGATCTAAAGATAGAAGTATTCATATAGCAAAAGAATTACTTGAAAAATCAATTATAAATTATAGAATTATAACTCAAAAAAATTCAGGAGTTAGTGCTGCAAGAAATAAGGGAATAGAAGAAGCTTCTGGTGAGTATATAACTTTTCTAGATTCAGATGATTATATTGATTCTAGATTTATTGAGTTAATGTACGAGAAGGCAGAAGAAACTTGCAGTGAAGTAGTTTTCTGTGATTACAGTGAAGTTGATGCACAGGAAAATGTTTTAGTTAAAAATAGAACAAAGTGCTTAAGTGATTTTATAAGTGGAAAAGAAGCAGCCTTAAAACAATTAAATGATGATATAACAATAGGGATGAGAAGTGCTATATATAAAGCATCAATCATTAAAGGAAATAATCTCCTATTTGATAGTAAAAGAAAATATGGAGAAGATATGATCTTTATTGTAAAAGCATTACTATATTCGAAAAAAGTAATAAGTGTCAATGAAATTTTAGCATTTTACGTTATTTGGGGAAATTCAGTTACTCAAAATGTATCGTTAAAACATCTTGATGGCTACTATTCTTATACTGATTTATTGGAAGAGGTTAAGACAGATGTAAGTTTAAAGGAAATAGAAAAATTCTTGATTGAATTTAAGATTCCTTATTCAATATCACATATTTTTTCAGTGCTTAGTAAAGATTCAAATTTTCATAAGGATCTTTTTGAATTTTTAAATAGAACTGATGTAAAGGGATATTTGAAGGCATATAAAATGCAGAGGTTTAATAAAAATAACCTTAGATATTTTATTCAAGCTAAGGGCATGGCATACTGCCCTAAATTATTGCTTAAAATTTTTAATGGACTAAGGTAA
- a CDS encoding glycosyltransferase has protein sequence MENNNDLISVIVPVYNVEKYLPKCIDSILNQTIKNLEIILVDDGSLDNSGKICDDFSKTDNRIVVIHKENGGLSSARNAGLEIAKGNYIGFVDSDDWLDENMYEQLLDLIKATDSDISCCKFFRTADEKEKAPCVDNEIIKSFNNIDGLGNFYTDLYTQTVVAWNKLYKRELFDNVTYPVGKIHEDEGTTYKLFYKANKITYTNRPLYYYRVTPNSITTRKFNKKRLDILDVYDEKIKFMRTINNDNLYSKTLKWYLFTLINCYFECSNGMEDSQQYISSIKSKISETYKEYKTNPKKQFHWTILFSIFNISPKLYKLILNSAKSH, from the coding sequence ATGGAAAATAATAATGATTTAATTAGTGTTATTGTACCTGTATATAATGTTGAGAAATATTTGCCTAAATGTATAGATAGCATTTTGAATCAAACCATAAAAAATCTTGAAATTATTTTAGTTGATGATGGTTCCTTAGATAATTCAGGTAAAATCTGTGATGATTTTTCTAAAACAGATAATAGAATTGTTGTTATTCATAAAGAAAATGGTGGACTGAGCTCTGCAAGAAATGCTGGTCTTGAAATTGCTAAAGGAAACTATATTGGTTTTGTCGATAGTGATGATTGGTTAGATGAAAATATGTATGAGCAGCTGCTAGATTTAATAAAAGCTACTGATTCTGATATATCCTGTTGTAAATTTTTTAGAACAGCAGATGAAAAAGAAAAGGCTCCCTGCGTTGACAATGAAATCATCAAATCCTTTAATAATATTGATGGATTAGGTAATTTCTATACTGATTTATATACTCAAACAGTTGTAGCTTGGAATAAATTATATAAAAGAGAACTTTTTGATAATGTAACTTATCCAGTTGGAAAAATTCACGAAGATGAAGGAACCACTTATAAGTTATTTTACAAAGCTAATAAGATAACTTACACTAATAGGCCATTATACTATTACAGAGTAACGCCTAACAGTATCACTACTAGAAAATTTAATAAAAAAAGATTAGACATTTTAGATGTTTATGATGAGAAAATTAAATTCATGAGAACTATAAATAATGATAACTTATATTCCAAAACATTAAAATGGTACTTGTTTACTCTTATTAATTGCTATTTTGAGTGCAGTAATGGTATGGAAGATAGCCAACAATATATAAGTTCCATTAAGTCAAAAATATCTGAAACTTACAAGGAATATAAAACTAATCCTAAAAAACAATTTCATTGGACAATATTATTTTCTATTTTTAATATTAGCCCAAAATTATATAAATTAATATTGAATTCTGCCAAGTCACACTAA
- the galE gene encoding UDP-glucose 4-epimerase GalE translates to MAILVTGGMGYIGSHTSVELLNAGEDVVVIDNLSNSKEIVKERIEEITGKKIKLYKIDLTDKNAVEQVFIENNIEAVMDFAALKAIGESIEKPVEYYHNNLTSILVVLELMKKYSVRNLVFSSSATVYGTADTMPVNEDYLPLSVTNPYGRTKLIAEDILRDLSMSSKWWNIAILRYFNPIGAHESGIIGEDPSGVPSNIMPYITEVAIGQLKELSIFGDDYDTIDGTGVRDYVHVVDVAEGHIKALEMLKKNPGLVTYNLGTGKGYSVLELVETFKKITGVNIPYRIAPRRAGDVGVCYADSSKANRELNWKAKRGLEEMCRDSWVWQTKNPNGYK, encoded by the coding sequence GTGGCAATATTGGTTACAGGTGGAATGGGGTATATAGGAAGTCATACTTCTGTTGAATTACTTAACGCTGGGGAAGATGTTGTAGTTATAGATAATTTGAGCAATAGTAAAGAAATAGTTAAAGAAAGAATAGAAGAGATAACAGGAAAAAAAATAAAATTATATAAGATAGATTTGACAGATAAGAATGCGGTTGAACAGGTATTTATAGAAAATAATATAGAAGCAGTAATGGATTTTGCTGCTTTAAAAGCAATTGGTGAATCTATAGAGAAGCCAGTGGAATATTATCATAATAATTTGACAAGTATTTTAGTTGTACTAGAGTTAATGAAGAAATATTCTGTAAGAAATTTAGTATTTAGTTCATCAGCAACAGTATATGGTACTGCAGATACTATGCCAGTAAATGAAGATTATTTACCATTATCAGTAACTAATCCTTATGGAAGGACAAAATTAATTGCAGAAGACATTCTAAGAGATTTAAGTATGTCAAGCAAATGGTGGAATATTGCAATTTTACGATATTTCAATCCAATAGGGGCTCATGAAAGTGGGATTATTGGAGAAGATCCATCTGGAGTTCCGAGTAATATTATGCCTTATATAACTGAAGTTGCAATTGGGCAATTAAAAGAATTATCAATATTTGGTGATGATTATGATACGATTGATGGAACTGGTGTAAGAGATTACGTGCATGTGGTTGATGTTGCAGAAGGACATATAAAAGCACTTGAGATGTTAAAGAAAAATCCGGGATTAGTAACATACAATTTAGGTACAGGAAAAGGTTATAGTGTACTTGAATTGGTAGAAACCTTTAAAAAGATAACTGGAGTTAATATACCATATAGAATAGCACCAAGAAGAGCCGGTGATGTAGGTGTGTGTTATGCCGATTCAAGTAAAGCTAATAGGGAATTAAATTGGAAAGCAAAAAGAGGACTTGAAGAGATGTGCAGAGATTCTTGGGTTTGGCAAACAAAAAATCCAAATGGATACAAATAA
- a CDS encoding DUF1919 domain-containing protein: MSANMLFYSEIINILRKRINMKNSKRLKNKDFSLLASNCNGAFILHDLNLKFNSPTVNLFMYPSDFVKYIKNLEYYSKCDLKFIKKEDTAYPVGKLDDIEIHFMHYKDENEAERKWKERTDRIDFDNMFVMMTDRDGCSLEDLKEFDKLPYKNKVVFTHKEYSEIKSSVYIKGFENEKNVGNLYSYKNRFTGYKYYDDFDYVEWFNSRTAEK; the protein is encoded by the coding sequence ATGAGTGCTAATATGCTATTTTATAGTGAAATTATCAATATATTAAGAAAAAGAATAAATATGAAGAATTCAAAGCGTCTAAAAAATAAAGATTTTTCTTTATTAGCTAGCAATTGTAATGGGGCCTTTATTTTACATGATTTAAATTTAAAGTTTAATTCACCAACTGTAAATTTATTTATGTACCCAAGTGATTTTGTTAAATATATAAAAAATTTGGAGTATTATTCAAAATGCGATTTGAAATTTATAAAAAAGGAGGATACTGCGTATCCTGTTGGAAAATTAGATGATATTGAAATACATTTTATGCATTATAAAGATGAAAATGAGGCTGAAAGAAAGTGGAAAGAACGTACTGATAGAATAGATTTTGATAATATGTTTGTTATGATGACGGATAGGGATGGATGTTCCCTTGAAGACTTAAAAGAATTCGATAAGCTTCCATATAAAAACAAGGTCGTATTTACACACAAAGAATATTCAGAAATCAAATCTTCAGTTTATATAAAAGGTTTTGAAAATGAGAAAAATGTAGGAAATTTATATTCATATAAAAATAGATTTACCGGTTATAAATACTATGATGATTTTGATTATGTTGAATGGTTTAATTCTAGGACAGCTGAAAAATAA
- a CDS encoding LicD family protein, with protein sequence MNDIDYSNYEELGLRDAQIIMAGILKEVADICDKYGIKYFLDAGTLIGAVRHKGFIPWDDDIDIGMLREDYRKFLSIIKNELPEHLFLQTHENDLYYDIYQVPCKIRYNNTLFIEEKIVENPKMHNGLFIDILPYDSLPKKKWVYTIQRKISNFILRSFVRCREIPEKLTFKNKLTHFIYKIVVKIFPTQRRQKLFDFLINWNDINSEYMGYGVDTTWSEYIYKKKDFFDLIKVEFEGEYFNAPKNYDAVLTQLYGDYMTLPKEEDRVWHAKTIKKLSSMDN encoded by the coding sequence ATGAACGACATTGATTATTCAAACTATGAGGAGTTAGGACTAAGAGATGCTCAAATAATAATGGCAGGAATTTTGAAAGAAGTAGCTGATATTTGTGATAAATACGGCATTAAATATTTTTTAGATGCAGGAACACTTATTGGAGCAGTAAGGCATAAAGGGTTTATTCCTTGGGATGATGATATTGATATAGGTATGCTTAGAGAAGACTATAGAAAGTTTCTAAGTATAATTAAAAATGAGTTGCCTGAACATTTATTCTTGCAAACTCATGAAAATGATCTTTATTATGATATTTATCAAGTCCCTTGTAAGATTAGATATAATAATACTTTATTTATTGAAGAAAAAATAGTTGAAAATCCAAAGATGCATAATGGATTATTTATAGATATTTTACCTTATGATAGTTTACCAAAGAAAAAATGGGTCTATACTATTCAAAGAAAAATAAGTAATTTTATTTTAAGAAGTTTTGTTAGGTGTAGAGAGATACCAGAAAAATTAACTTTTAAAAATAAGCTTACGCATTTTATTTATAAAATTGTAGTTAAAATTTTTCCAACTCAAAGAAGACAGAAGTTATTTGATTTTTTAATAAACTGGAATGACATTAATTCTGAATATATGGGGTATGGAGTTGATACTACTTGGAGTGAATACATATATAAGAAGAAAGATTTTTTTGATTTAATAAAAGTTGAGTTTGAAGGGGAATACTTTAATGCACCTAAAAATTATGATGCGGTTTTAACTCAATTATATGGAGATTATATGACACTTCCAAAAGAAGAAGATCGTGTGTGGCATGCAAAAACAATAAAAAAGCTATCATCGATGGATAATTGA
- a CDS encoding polysaccharide biosynthesis protein — MKSWKTPIIMIIDMFMVNMAYLFAINITNTGSFTLIAKIYTNDCVVLSLIYLVCFYLFKTYDSLWHLTGTDEFLLGVGGNILAGILSIGYTRIFGSTIPLNVSVVGILLSIFFVLGYRILYRVYRRTLLYIPFKYSSDQRRVMIVGAGSAGTMIINEMMARRELKYNPIVLIDDDKTKLGKRISGVKIEGNRYDIPYIVREQEIDLILIAIPSLDAKNKAEIIEICKDTNCKLQIIPGMYEILSGDATVSRIKDVDLEDLLGRDPIQLDNKGISDYIEGKTILVTGGGGSIGSELCRQIAVFNPKRLIIFDIYENNVYDIQNELREEFPDMNLTVLIGSVRDRKRLHEVFTKYKINVVFHAAAHKHVPLMEDSPKEAIKNNVFGTLNLALEASEANISRFVMISTDKAVNPTNIMGATKRLCEMIIQAMDKQSKTEFVAVRFGNVLGSNGSVIPLFKRQIANGGPVTVTHKKIIRYFMLIPEAAQLVLQAGAFAKGGEIFVLDMGKPVKIYDLACDLIKLSGLEPNRDIKIVFTGLRPGEKLFEELLMSEEGLEDTVHKKIHVGKPTFENMDTLKEKLEQLKNLLELNDIGEIKHQMQKIVPTYHYKNEDEVAAENADKE, encoded by the coding sequence ATGAAGAGTTGGAAAACACCAATAATTATGATAATTGATATGTTTATGGTAAATATGGCGTATCTTTTTGCAATAAACATAACAAACACGGGAAGTTTTACTCTAATCGCAAAGATATATACTAACGATTGTGTGGTTTTGAGTTTAATTTATTTAGTTTGTTTTTACTTATTTAAAACTTATGATAGTTTATGGCATTTAACTGGTACTGATGAATTTTTGCTAGGAGTTGGTGGAAATATTTTAGCAGGTATTCTATCGATTGGATATACAAGAATTTTTGGTTCAACTATTCCTTTAAATGTATCTGTCGTAGGAATACTTTTAAGTATTTTCTTTGTTTTAGGATATAGAATTCTTTATAGAGTGTATAGAAGAACTCTTTTATACATACCATTCAAATATTCATCTGATCAAAGAAGAGTAATGATAGTTGGAGCAGGTTCTGCCGGAACTATGATTATTAATGAAATGATGGCAAGAAGAGAGTTAAAGTATAATCCTATTGTTCTTATTGATGATGATAAGACTAAACTAGGAAAGAGAATATCAGGAGTTAAAATAGAAGGAAATAGATATGATATACCTTATATTGTCAGAGAACAGGAAATAGATTTAATTTTAATTGCTATACCATCTCTTGATGCAAAGAATAAAGCAGAAATAATTGAGATTTGCAAAGATACTAATTGTAAGCTACAGATAATTCCAGGTATGTATGAAATATTGAGTGGAGATGCAACCGTAAGTAGAATTAAGGATGTTGATTTAGAAGATTTACTTGGAAGAGATCCAATTCAATTAGATAATAAAGGGATTTCTGATTACATTGAAGGAAAAACTATTCTAGTTACTGGTGGTGGTGGCTCAATAGGATCAGAACTTTGTAGGCAAATAGCAGTATTTAATCCAAAGAGATTGATAATCTTTGATATTTATGAAAATAATGTATATGATATTCAAAATGAACTAAGAGAAGAATTCCCAGATATGAACCTTACTGTGTTAATAGGGTCTGTAAGGGATAGGAAAAGATTACATGAGGTATTTACTAAATATAAAATAAATGTTGTATTCCATGCAGCAGCTCATAAGCATGTACCTTTAATGGAGGATAGTCCAAAGGAAGCTATAAAAAATAATGTATTTGGAACCTTGAATTTAGCTTTAGAAGCTAGTGAAGCCAATATATCTAGATTTGTTATGATTTCAACAGATAAAGCTGTTAATCCAACTAATATTATGGGTGCAACAAAGAGATTATGTGAAATGATAATTCAAGCCATGGATAAGCAATCCAAAACAGAATTTGTTGCTGTTAGATTTGGTAATGTTCTTGGAAGTAATGGTTCTGTTATACCTTTATTTAAGAGACAAATTGCTAATGGGGGACCTGTTACTGTTACTCATAAGAAAATTATTAGATATTTTATGTTAATTCCAGAAGCAGCTCAATTGGTACTTCAAGCAGGTGCATTTGCAAAAGGCGGAGAAATATTTGTTTTAGATATGGGAAAGCCAGTTAAAATTTATGATTTAGCGTGTGACTTAATTAAGCTTTCAGGTCTTGAACCCAATAGAGATATAAAAATTGTATTTACAGGACTTAGGCCAGGAGAAAAGTTATTTGAGGAACTTTTAATGAGTGAAGAAGGACTAGAAGATACTGTTCATAAAAAGATACATGTTGGTAAACCAACTTTTGAAAATATGGATACTCTAAAAGAAAAGCTTGAGCAGTTGAAAAATTTATTGGAACTAAATGATATTGGTGAAATAAAACATCAAATGCAAAAGATCGTTCCAACTTATCACTATAAGAATGAAGATGAAGTGGCAGCAGAGAATGCGGATAAGGAGTAG
- the wecB gene encoding non-hydrolyzing UDP-N-acetylglucosamine 2-epimerase, whose translation MKVLTVIGARPQFIKAATVSNKIRRNGNSEILVHTGQHYDNNMSDIFFEELNIPKPNYNLSIGSSNHGHQTGSMLIALEEIYLKEKPDMVLVYGDTNSTLAGALCASKLLIPVAHVEAGLRSFNKAMPEEQNRILTDHISDLLFTPTLTALNNLRNENVINGVHNVGDVMYDAVNLFKERAKEVSKVIETFDLAPNSYILSTIHRAENTNSLERLTSIIKALSNSNKKIILPLHPRTKKFIQEYNLHVGDNIKIIDPVGYLDMISLQENAQKIVTDSGGVQKEAYFLKKPCITMRDETEWVETVNNGWNVIVGSDTNKILDALENFNPTGTPASAFGNGDTSSIITQIIEDHLK comes from the coding sequence ATGAAAGTATTAACTGTAATAGGTGCAAGGCCACAGTTTATTAAAGCTGCTACAGTTTCAAATAAAATTAGAAGAAATGGTAATAGTGAAATTTTAGTGCATACTGGTCAACATTATGATAACAACATGTCAGATATATTTTTTGAGGAACTTAATATTCCAAAACCAAACTACAACCTAAGCATTGGTTCATCTAATCATGGTCATCAAACTGGGAGTATGTTAATAGCTCTTGAAGAAATATATTTAAAAGAAAAACCAGACATGGTTTTAGTATATGGAGATACAAATTCAACCCTTGCTGGAGCTTTATGTGCTAGTAAATTACTAATTCCAGTAGCTCATGTTGAAGCTGGTCTTAGAAGCTTTAATAAAGCAATGCCAGAAGAGCAAAATAGAATACTAACAGATCACATCTCAGATTTACTTTTTACTCCAACACTAACAGCTTTAAATAATTTAAGGAATGAAAATGTTATAAATGGTGTTCACAATGTTGGTGATGTAATGTATGATGCTGTTAATCTTTTTAAAGAAAGGGCTAAAGAAGTGTCAAAAGTAATAGAAACTTTTGATTTAGCACCAAATAGCTATATACTTTCAACAATACATCGTGCCGAAAATACTAACAGTCTTGAAAGATTAACTTCAATAATAAAAGCTTTAAGCAATTCAAATAAAAAAATAATACTTCCTCTTCATCCTAGAACAAAGAAGTTTATTCAAGAATACAACTTACACGTTGGTGATAATATTAAGATTATAGATCCTGTAGGATATCTAGATATGATTTCTCTCCAAGAAAATGCACAAAAAATAGTAACAGACAGCGGTGGAGTTCAAAAAGAAGCATATTTCCTAAAGAAACCATGTATTACTATGAGAGATGAAACAGAGTGGGTTGAAACTGTAAACAATGGTTGGAACGTAATAGTTGGAAGTGATACTAATAAAATATTAGATGCTTTAGAAAATTTCAATCCAACAGGCACTCCTGCTTCAGCTTTTGGAAATGGAGATACTTCTTCAATAATTACACAAATAATTGAAGATCATCTAAAATAA
- a CDS encoding glycosyltransferase — protein sequence MNDCLVMLTKVFPFDKGEEFIEDEILMLSENFKKVIIIATSTADSAVQTRTTPENFEILRIKASKIKRSLPINAIKLFPFSNYNGYISEKERIEIKGSLKKRAYLTYFISKSNAVFEEAKDILNQCNLSQYNKVIFYSYWFYDTALVAIKLKDYFKLNKKAAISRAHGYDIYTYRNSMNYLPLREYLLKNIDKVYTCSKNGMDYLKNLYNGYNNKIEVGYLGSKDHGIKSVDEEHVFHIVSCCHISPVKRMDLLAKALATLKDSGLKLRWTHFGAGDGLGDLKAYASENLGFMEVSFPGGIKNIDLMKYYQKEPVDLFINTSSSEGLPVSIMEACSFGIPTIATNVGGTSEIVRDMNTGILIDADFKVEELGKKIKYMVLLNNEERQAFRERCRNLWVESFCAERNFARFAQQIKEIK from the coding sequence ATGAACGATTGCCTAGTAATGTTAACTAAAGTTTTCCCATTTGATAAGGGAGAAGAATTTATAGAAGATGAGATTTTAATGCTTTCAGAAAATTTTAAGAAAGTTATAATAATCGCAACTAGTACAGCTGATAGTGCAGTTCAAACACGAACTACGCCTGAAAATTTTGAAATACTTAGAATTAAGGCGTCTAAAATTAAGCGTAGTTTACCTATTAATGCTATAAAGTTATTTCCGTTCTCTAATTATAATGGGTATATTTCAGAGAAAGAACGCATAGAAATTAAGGGCTCATTAAAGAAAAGGGCATATTTAACTTATTTCATTTCAAAGTCCAATGCTGTGTTTGAAGAAGCAAAGGATATTTTAAATCAATGTAATTTATCTCAATATAACAAGGTTATTTTTTATAGTTATTGGTTTTATGATACAGCTTTAGTAGCAATTAAACTTAAGGATTACTTTAAGCTTAACAAAAAAGCTGCCATAAGCAGAGCTCATGGCTATGATATTTATACTTATAGAAATTCTATGAATTATTTACCGCTTAGAGAATACTTATTAAAGAACATAGATAAGGTATATACCTGTTCTAAAAATGGAATGGATTATTTAAAGAATCTTTATAATGGTTATAATAATAAAATAGAAGTTGGATACTTGGGAAGTAAGGATCACGGAATTAAATCAGTTGATGAAGAGCATGTATTTCATATAGTAAGCTGCTGTCATATTAGTCCAGTAAAACGTATGGATTTATTAGCGAAAGCTTTAGCAACACTAAAAGATTCAGGCCTGAAGTTAAGATGGACACATTTTGGAGCTGGAGATGGATTAGGAGATCTTAAGGCATATGCAAGTGAGAATTTAGGGTTTATGGAGGTAAGCTTTCCAGGTGGAATTAAAAATATTGATTTGATGAAGTATTATCAAAAAGAACCTGTAGACTTATTTATAAATACGAGTAGCTCAGAAGGGTTACCAGTTAGTATTATGGAAGCTTGTTCCTTTGGAATTCCAACTATTGCTACTAATGTAGGGGGAACTTCTGAAATCGTAAGAGATATGAACACAGGAATATTAATAGATGCAGATTTCAAAGTTGAAGAACTTGGAAAGAAGATTAAATATATGGTTCTGTTAAACAATGAAGAAAGGCAAGCATTTAGAGAAAGATGCCGTAATTTATGGGTGGAGAGCTTTTGTGCTGAAAGAAATTTTGCGCGTTTTGCACAACAAATAAAAGAAATCAAGTAA